A part of Gramella sp. MAR_2010_147 genomic DNA contains:
- a CDS encoding NADP-dependent glyceraldehyde-3-phosphate dehydrogenase, translating to MNIHIPEEFQITDQLNQETYLSNGELIKWKGKTDEVYSTISSTDDYNPTLLGTVPHMDKETALEVLNSACDAYSKGQGEWPTMKVADRISCMENFVEQMKTKRAQVVKYLMWEIGKSLPDSQKEFDRTVEYIKDTIEDYKQLDRDSAKFHEKDGVYAHIRRGPLGVVLCLGPYNYPLNETFALLIPALIMGNTVVFKPAKHGVLLLSPLLEAFRSSFPKGVVNVIYGRGRVVAAPIMQTGKIDVLALIGNSKSAIALQDQHPYKNRLRLVLGLEAKNPGIILPDADLDLAIEECISGTLSFNGQRCTALKILYVHEEIQEEFNKRFAKRVDGLKFGNPWNENVMLTPLPEVDKPKYIQELIQDAEKKGAKILNERGGATSENYIFPAVLYPVTEDMRVYKEEQFGPVIPIKPFNSIEKLLDEISDSNYGQQVSLFGTGIEKIAPLIDTLVNLVCRVNLNSSCQRGPDVFPFTGRKDSAVGTLSVHDALRSFSIRTFVASKDKNYNNEILRKLLDSKSSNFVSTDYIL from the coding sequence ATGAATATTCATATTCCAGAGGAATTTCAGATAACCGATCAATTAAATCAGGAAACTTACCTCTCTAATGGGGAGTTGATTAAATGGAAAGGGAAGACAGATGAGGTTTATTCAACGATATCTTCTACAGATGATTATAATCCAACTCTGCTGGGAACGGTTCCGCATATGGATAAGGAAACGGCACTGGAAGTTTTAAATTCTGCATGTGATGCTTATTCAAAAGGGCAGGGAGAATGGCCTACCATGAAGGTTGCTGATAGAATCTCTTGTATGGAGAATTTTGTGGAACAGATGAAGACCAAACGCGCGCAAGTTGTAAAATATCTTATGTGGGAAATTGGTAAATCACTTCCAGATTCTCAAAAGGAATTTGACCGTACAGTTGAGTATATTAAGGATACTATTGAAGATTACAAACAGCTGGATCGTGATAGTGCAAAATTTCATGAGAAAGACGGGGTGTATGCGCATATTCGCCGTGGACCTCTTGGGGTGGTTCTATGCCTGGGGCCCTATAATTATCCGCTAAACGAAACTTTTGCATTGTTAATCCCTGCCTTAATTATGGGGAATACGGTTGTTTTTAAACCTGCAAAACATGGTGTCTTGTTACTTTCCCCATTGTTAGAAGCATTTCGTAGTTCGTTTCCAAAAGGAGTGGTCAATGTGATTTATGGAAGGGGAAGGGTGGTCGCAGCTCCTATTATGCAAACCGGTAAGATTGATGTTCTCGCATTGATAGGAAATAGCAAATCTGCAATCGCTCTGCAGGATCAGCACCCATATAAGAACAGGCTTAGACTGGTATTGGGTCTAGAAGCCAAGAATCCCGGGATTATTTTACCAGATGCAGATCTTGATCTTGCCATAGAAGAATGTATTTCAGGGACCCTGTCTTTCAACGGACAGCGCTGTACGGCATTAAAGATCTTATATGTACATGAAGAGATTCAGGAAGAATTCAATAAAAGATTTGCGAAGCGTGTAGATGGACTAAAGTTCGGAAATCCATGGAATGAGAATGTGATGCTTACTCCTTTGCCTGAAGTTGATAAGCCAAAATATATTCAGGAATTAATACAGGATGCAGAGAAAAAAGGAGCCAAAATACTGAACGAACGTGGTGGAGCCACTTCAGAAAACTATATTTTTCCTGCAGTCCTTTACCCGGTAACCGAAGATATGAGGGTGTATAAGGAAGAGCAATTTGGGCCGGTAATTCCCATAAAACCTTTTAATTCTATTGAAAAGTTACTGGATGAAATTTCTGATTCCAATTATGGTCAGCAGGTAAGCCTTTTTGGAACAGGAATAGAAAAGATCGCACCGCTAATAGATACTTTGGTGAATCTGGTTTGTAGAGTAAATCTTAACAGCTCCTGCCAGAGAGGGCCAGATGTTTTTCCTTTCACAGGAAGAAAAGATTCAGCTGTGGGAACTTTAAGTGTGCATGATGCTTTAAGATCTTTCTCTATAAGAACTTTTGTGGCCAGTAAGGATAAAAATTATAACAATGAAATTTTGAGAAAATTACTGGATAGTAAAAGTTCTAATTTTGTAAGTACAGATTATATTCTATAA
- the serA gene encoding phosphoglycerate dehydrogenase yields the protein MENNRHFVIDFDSTFTQVEALDVLGEISLKNNPKKEQKLQDLKELTDLAMGGNLAFRESLERRLEILEANKSDIPELVKRLKKMVSVSFVRNEEFFKEQKDSIYIISNGFKEFIVPIVSELGVKEENVYANQFVFAEDGEITGFDRDNVLSSNNGKVELLKQMGLKGDVYVIGDGYNDYEIKAAGLANKFYAFTENIERDNVLDKADHITPSLDEFLYLHKMNKAISYPKNRIKVLLLENVHTDAVAIMKNEGYNVSTISGALDEDELAEKIKDVSVLGIRSKTNLTEKVLENANRLIAVGAFCIGTNQIDLEACLKKGVAVFNAPYSNTRSVVELAIGEIILLMRNLPDRIAEMHKGEWNKSAMGSYEIRGKKLGIVGYGNIGAQLSVVAEAIGFDVYYYDLVEKLALGNATKCGSLQELFEKVDVVTLHVDGRKENKNMIGDREFSWMKNGSIFLNLARGQVVDVDALRKHMESGRITGAGVDVFPKEPKTNKEEFESTLRGLPNLILTPHIGGSTQEAQENIGNFVPGKIINYINTGGTTNSVNFPNLQLPILENAHRLIHIHHNKPGIIAHINKVLAAHDINIVGQYLKTNETIGYVITDIDKEYDAEVIKELKGIQGTIRFRVLY from the coding sequence ATGGAGAATAACAGGCATTTTGTAATTGATTTTGATAGTACTTTTACCCAGGTAGAAGCACTGGATGTACTAGGTGAGATATCTCTTAAAAATAACCCTAAGAAAGAGCAAAAACTACAGGATTTAAAGGAGCTAACAGATCTGGCCATGGGCGGGAACCTGGCATTCAGGGAATCTCTTGAAAGAAGACTGGAGATCCTGGAAGCAAATAAAAGCGATATCCCAGAGCTTGTAAAGAGGTTGAAGAAAATGGTCTCGGTCTCTTTTGTTCGAAATGAAGAGTTTTTCAAGGAACAAAAGGATAGTATTTATATTATTTCTAACGGTTTTAAAGAGTTTATAGTTCCTATTGTAAGTGAGCTTGGAGTGAAGGAAGAAAACGTCTATGCCAATCAATTCGTCTTTGCTGAAGATGGAGAAATTACAGGTTTTGACAGGGACAATGTGCTTTCTTCCAATAACGGAAAAGTAGAGCTTCTAAAACAAATGGGCCTCAAAGGCGATGTTTATGTAATTGGGGATGGTTACAACGATTACGAAATAAAGGCTGCCGGGCTGGCAAATAAATTTTACGCCTTTACCGAAAATATTGAGCGGGATAATGTTCTTGACAAAGCCGATCATATCACACCAAGTCTTGATGAATTCTTATACCTTCATAAAATGAATAAAGCAATTTCTTATCCAAAAAACCGAATAAAGGTTCTTCTCCTTGAAAATGTTCATACCGATGCTGTGGCGATCATGAAAAATGAAGGGTATAATGTCTCTACGATTTCCGGAGCTTTAGATGAAGATGAACTGGCGGAAAAGATTAAAGATGTTTCAGTTTTAGGAATTCGATCTAAAACGAATTTAACAGAAAAAGTACTGGAAAATGCAAACCGACTTATAGCCGTGGGAGCTTTTTGCATTGGTACCAACCAAATAGATCTCGAAGCCTGTCTTAAAAAAGGGGTAGCAGTATTTAATGCACCTTATAGTAATACCAGATCTGTAGTGGAGTTGGCTATTGGAGAAATCATTTTATTAATGAGGAATCTGCCAGATCGTATCGCAGAGATGCATAAGGGCGAATGGAATAAATCTGCCATGGGTAGCTACGAGATTAGAGGGAAGAAACTTGGAATTGTAGGTTATGGTAATATTGGGGCTCAACTATCAGTAGTTGCTGAAGCTATTGGTTTTGATGTATATTATTATGATCTCGTAGAAAAACTGGCATTGGGAAATGCCACTAAGTGTGGGAGTCTTCAGGAATTATTCGAAAAGGTAGATGTAGTAACCCTTCATGTTGATGGTAGAAAGGAGAATAAGAATATGATTGGAGACAGGGAATTTAGCTGGATGAAAAATGGTTCTATATTCTTAAATCTTGCCAGGGGGCAGGTGGTAGATGTGGACGCTTTAAGGAAACATATGGAGTCTGGAAGAATTACCGGGGCTGGTGTAGATGTGTTTCCTAAAGAACCAAAAACCAATAAGGAAGAATTTGAATCTACGCTAAGAGGATTACCTAACCTCATATTAACTCCTCATATTGGTGGAAGCACCCAGGAAGCTCAGGAAAATATTGGAAATTTTGTTCCCGGCAAGATCATTAATTATATAAATACCGGGGGAACCACAAATTCTGTAAATTTTCCAAATTTACAGTTACCTATACTGGAAAATGCGCATAGACTAATTCATATTCACCATAACAAACCAGGTATTATAGCGCATATAAACAAGGTTTTAGCAGCACACGATATAAATATCGTTGGCCAGTACCTTAAGACCAATGAAACCATTGGATATGTGATCACCGATATAGATAAGGAATATGATGCAGAAGTGATTAAAGAACTAAAAGGAATTCAGGGAACTATTAGATTCAGAGTTTTGTATTAG
- a CDS encoding universal stress protein produces the protein MEKKILIPTNFSKHSWNALIFSMNLYKKYACTFYLINVYHSQGFLSEAIPLSKNGDTNPSGKELSEKGLERIMQGLSFRKENPNHTFETISFQGSLVDGIQENADKFGVDLIILGSRGDSVHINTSEDISKITEDVEQCPVLVIPEVYEWREQNNAEIVFPTNLRIPFKQKELLALIDFSRSMGAAVRILYINTENKKLNKEQEENREDLKQHLKEVNHSFHILTQTTPATGVHLFIESRDSNFLALYQRKQGFFSRLFSKSAVSEIAFDPKLPVLILKEVQ, from the coding sequence ATGGAAAAAAAGATTCTAATCCCTACTAATTTCTCTAAACACTCCTGGAATGCCCTCATTTTCTCAATGAACCTTTATAAAAAATATGCCTGCACCTTCTATTTGATTAATGTTTATCACTCACAGGGGTTTTTGAGTGAAGCAATTCCTTTAAGTAAAAACGGTGATACCAATCCAAGCGGAAAAGAACTTTCAGAAAAAGGTCTGGAAAGAATTATGCAAGGTCTTAGTTTCAGAAAAGAGAATCCTAATCATACTTTTGAGACCATCTCTTTTCAGGGTAGTTTGGTAGATGGAATCCAGGAAAATGCAGATAAGTTTGGAGTAGATCTAATTATTCTTGGTTCGCGTGGTGACTCTGTGCACATAAATACTTCAGAAGATATTTCAAAGATCACCGAAGATGTGGAACAATGTCCTGTTTTGGTAATTCCTGAAGTTTATGAATGGAGAGAACAAAACAATGCAGAAATCGTTTTTCCTACCAATCTTCGAATTCCCTTCAAGCAAAAAGAATTATTAGCTTTAATAGATTTTTCTCGAAGTATGGGAGCAGCTGTTCGCATATTATATATAAATACTGAAAATAAAAAGCTAAATAAAGAACAGGAAGAAAATAGAGAAGACTTGAAACAACATTTAAAAGAAGTAAATCATAGTTTTCACATCTTAACCCAAACCACACCGGCTACAGGGGTTCATCTTTTTATTGAAAGCCGTGACAGTAACTTTCTTGCTTTGTATCAAAGGAAGCAGGGGTTCTTCTCCAGACTTTTTTCTAAATCTGCAGTTAGTGAGATCGCTTTTGATCCTAAATTACCGGTCTTGATATTAAAGGAAGTTCAATAA
- a CDS encoding type 1 glutamine amidotransferase domain-containing protein, with the protein MKVLFVLTSHDELGNTGNKTGFWIEEFANPYYKLLDKGVEITVATPKGGKAPIDPNSDTEDTQTKDTKRFKKDEAAQMVINNTKVLSKMDPVDFDAVFYPGGHGPLWDLSKDKDSIELIETFNNAKKPIGFVCHAPAALKNVKTQNGDPLVKGKKVTGFTNSEEKAVQLTEVVPFLVEDMLKENGGIYSKAGDWEEYALVDGNLITGQNPASSGLVAQKLYEMLN; encoded by the coding sequence ATGAAAGTATTATTTGTACTCACTTCACATGATGAACTGGGAAATACAGGAAACAAAACAGGGTTTTGGATTGAAGAATTTGCAAATCCCTATTATAAATTATTAGATAAAGGAGTAGAAATCACAGTTGCTACACCAAAAGGAGGAAAAGCTCCTATAGATCCCAATAGTGATACGGAAGACACCCAAACTAAAGATACCAAACGATTCAAAAAAGATGAAGCTGCACAAATGGTGATCAATAACACCAAAGTGCTATCCAAAATGGATCCTGTCGACTTTGATGCTGTTTTTTATCCTGGTGGTCATGGTCCGCTTTGGGACCTTTCAAAAGATAAAGATTCTATCGAGCTCATTGAGACTTTTAATAATGCGAAAAAACCAATTGGTTTTGTGTGTCACGCTCCGGCAGCTCTTAAAAATGTCAAAACCCAAAATGGAGATCCTCTGGTTAAAGGAAAGAAAGTAACAGGTTTTACCAACTCTGAAGAAAAGGCCGTGCAATTAACAGAAGTAGTTCCATTTTTAGTTGAAGATATGCTAAAAGAAAATGGTGGAATCTATTCTAAAGCCGGCGACTGGGAAGAATACGCCCTGGTAGATGGAAATTTGATCACGGGTCAGAATCCGGCCTCTTCGGGACTGGTAGCTCAAAAGTTATATGAAATGCTTAATTAA
- a CDS encoding AsmA-like C-terminal region-containing protein translates to MKSQNKEHKKSSRKWLKRISLILAGLLLVPSFLFTIGWFNRDMLIDELQDWYRNNNNGSLEIGDVDATFLGGFPNVGFTIKDVYQTSFDTILDKNSSIFIKKAQVSISAIDVLSGEIAFRNIQIDHAEITSEVISEKSIAEYIRLKKQRQAASGSGLKLPGWLHPERTNFSLKDVSFIAKDTMLNKYFNLNIVQAKGRFRSKNEMITGVLNFKVMVNNLGFNTKKGSYINGAMITGSPEFILDREISTLDVSEFQLKIDDHLFETKADFDFTENSSYRFSLQNQETSFKKIKELLPDSLSAKLSNYEILEPISTELKLDGKFLYGDIPNINGSFSAENNIIRVGDSIQLNKVRLSGYLTNHLNQDSEIPKPSRRDIRVFFENLSGEIKDIEISANNSYYQSSAKASNFINANLKMSGSNETLARLLQNDNFNFIGGNFNLETHINGNIPSKHKLFNFATGRFSLNNTRVVLKRNNLQLPVDVVELRLDNENSVLEQLKIDLPNGDHLIFKGNIKNVSSILEDNPLIPAIAEVSLDSDKLNLNELIATAMEFIPSSEKANNELKTLHETFEAIYQKFQPRFKLNLRTIEYDSISFKNLIADVQLLDAETVRLNDLNFDYNNAKTELNGTLKIPKPDNSFEEPLYVNVKANSSGPMKVFQDLFNIELLDIKAGKYSFSGNVTGNISKFEQLLNNVKGDLKLVDTQFYYPKAAMDFDFDSLTVAIEDANINLERFLLEVDNHYPIALQSRITEFPGFLLDHVKSDGRVFIGMDAAFIDMDDWMKSLESIESNNENKTPKNRELAAIFNDIYKFNPEFTLKLDSLKYKKLVSNDISAKVYFKDNSTLKLDDLKIRYKNSEATIRGNIAAKVIEKARGNQNPFNFEFSAEAKGQSRDLNDLLKTVNFYLRSGDFKFDGSYKGEARDLKILNSNAQGDLSLGETMVDIEAAKIQVPIDSLHLVIKNNLATLVRLDVSLPGKSSIDITGEIDNFSNFINNEQTIDSHKSTFNIKSPYLNSEDIKKFLVNTSKDKDSAKSQKLEVKNLKEILSDINNSYFPSANIEIDSLVYNNLAVSGFTSNIDFDQEGTIRVSNTQLQYFGGSINLMLEAGVSSQDLLPAKLKLNVENMDLEKLVRDFDYFNNEDLRNAEKISGNLEFNLDADAFFDDEGKLKMNSVNGSFQVAIEDLAIFNFKPVMESVVLLKKERFKKLQFRPIKQTFQVVNGEIIIPQTQIQSSAIQIFAEGKLKLGEYVNIWLSIPWNNILKKRDGLILPEKVSFEDSGLKFYLQLVQDKNGEKDKKSKLKTKFRLGKRKLEKEN, encoded by the coding sequence GTGAAATCCCAAAATAAGGAACATAAAAAATCATCCCGAAAATGGCTTAAACGTATAAGTTTAATTCTAGCCGGGCTTTTGCTGGTCCCTTCGTTTTTATTCACAATTGGTTGGTTTAACAGGGACATGCTTATAGATGAATTGCAGGACTGGTACCGAAATAATAATAACGGTAGTCTTGAAATAGGTGATGTTGATGCTACATTTTTAGGCGGATTCCCAAATGTAGGTTTCACTATTAAAGACGTTTATCAAACTAGTTTTGATACCATCCTTGATAAAAACTCATCAATATTCATAAAAAAAGCCCAGGTAAGTATTTCAGCTATTGATGTTCTAAGCGGAGAAATCGCTTTCAGGAACATACAGATAGATCATGCAGAAATCACCTCCGAGGTCATCTCAGAAAAATCTATTGCGGAATACATACGGCTAAAAAAACAGAGACAGGCTGCTTCAGGTTCCGGCTTAAAGCTTCCAGGGTGGTTACACCCGGAAAGGACAAATTTCAGTTTAAAAGATGTGAGTTTTATTGCTAAGGACACCATGCTAAATAAGTATTTTAATTTAAATATTGTACAGGCAAAAGGTAGGTTTAGAAGTAAAAATGAAATGATCACAGGTGTTCTTAATTTTAAGGTAATGGTCAATAATCTGGGATTCAACACTAAAAAAGGCAGTTACATTAACGGGGCGATGATCACAGGTAGCCCCGAATTTATATTGGATCGGGAAATTAGCACGTTAGATGTTTCTGAATTTCAACTAAAAATAGATGATCACCTATTTGAGACGAAAGCCGATTTCGATTTCACTGAAAATAGTTCCTATAGGTTTTCCCTTCAAAATCAGGAAACCAGTTTTAAGAAGATCAAAGAGCTATTGCCCGATAGTCTTTCTGCTAAACTCTCTAACTATGAAATTTTAGAACCTATTTCTACGGAACTTAAGTTAGACGGTAAATTCTTATATGGGGATATCCCAAATATCAATGGTTCTTTCTCTGCTGAGAATAACATTATTAGGGTAGGTGATAGCATTCAACTAAATAAAGTTCGACTAAGTGGATATTTAACAAACCATTTAAACCAGGATTCTGAAATCCCTAAACCTTCTCGCAGGGATATCAGGGTTTTCTTTGAAAACCTTTCAGGTGAAATAAAGGATATCGAAATTTCAGCTAATAACTCTTATTACCAGTCATCAGCAAAAGCTTCAAATTTTATCAATGCTAATTTAAAGATGTCTGGTTCCAACGAAACTTTAGCAAGGCTACTTCAAAACGATAATTTTAATTTTATTGGCGGGAATTTTAACCTGGAGACCCACATAAACGGTAATATTCCCAGTAAACACAAGCTCTTTAATTTCGCTACCGGAAGATTCAGCTTAAACAATACAAGGGTCGTTCTAAAAAGAAACAATCTTCAGCTCCCTGTAGATGTTGTGGAATTAAGGTTGGATAATGAAAATTCAGTACTCGAGCAACTTAAAATTGACCTGCCTAATGGAGATCATTTGATATTTAAAGGGAATATTAAGAATGTATCTTCCATTCTTGAAGATAACCCCCTAATTCCTGCTATTGCTGAAGTGTCGCTGGATTCAGATAAGCTCAACCTCAACGAACTTATCGCCACAGCCATGGAGTTTATCCCTTCTTCAGAAAAAGCAAATAACGAATTGAAAACTCTGCATGAAACTTTTGAAGCTATTTACCAAAAGTTTCAACCGAGATTCAAACTAAACCTGCGAACCATCGAATACGATTCGATAAGCTTTAAAAATTTGATAGCAGACGTTCAACTCCTTGATGCCGAAACTGTACGGTTGAACGATCTAAATTTTGATTACAACAATGCCAAAACAGAGTTGAATGGAACACTTAAAATTCCAAAACCAGATAATTCTTTTGAGGAGCCACTGTATGTAAATGTTAAAGCCAATTCTTCAGGGCCCATGAAGGTTTTTCAGGACCTATTTAATATTGAACTGTTGGATATTAAGGCTGGCAAATATAGCTTCTCCGGAAATGTTACGGGAAATATTTCAAAATTTGAACAATTATTGAATAACGTAAAAGGTGATCTTAAACTTGTAGATACCCAATTTTATTATCCTAAAGCAGCAATGGATTTCGACTTTGATTCACTTACGGTAGCAATTGAGGACGCCAATATCAATCTAGAAAGGTTTCTCTTAGAAGTGGATAATCATTATCCAATTGCCTTGCAAAGCCGGATAACTGAATTTCCAGGATTTTTACTTGACCATGTAAAGAGTGATGGACGAGTTTTCATAGGAATGGATGCTGCATTTATCGACATGGATGACTGGATGAAAAGTCTTGAATCAATTGAATCTAATAACGAAAACAAGACCCCTAAAAATCGTGAACTCGCTGCGATTTTTAATGACATCTATAAATTTAATCCTGAATTTACATTGAAACTGGACTCACTAAAATACAAAAAACTGGTATCAAACGATATTTCGGCTAAAGTGTATTTTAAAGACAATTCAACACTTAAACTGGATGATCTTAAGATCAGGTATAAAAATTCTGAAGCGACCATTAGAGGAAATATTGCAGCGAAAGTGATAGAAAAAGCTCGCGGTAATCAAAACCCTTTTAATTTTGAGTTTTCAGCTGAAGCCAAAGGGCAGTCCAGGGATTTGAACGACTTATTAAAAACAGTCAATTTCTACCTTAGATCTGGTGACTTTAAATTTGATGGTAGTTACAAGGGAGAAGCACGGGATCTAAAAATTCTAAATTCCAATGCTCAGGGTGATTTAAGTCTGGGCGAGACGATGGTAGATATTGAAGCTGCGAAAATTCAAGTCCCTATAGATAGCCTTCATTTAGTAATTAAAAATAATCTCGCCACATTGGTGAGACTGGATGTAAGCCTTCCTGGAAAAAGTTCTATAGATATCACCGGTGAAATAGATAATTTCTCAAATTTTATCAATAACGAGCAGACCATAGATTCGCATAAATCTACTTTCAATATAAAATCTCCATATCTAAATAGTGAAGATATTAAAAAGTTCCTAGTAAATACTAGCAAGGATAAGGACTCTGCTAAAAGTCAGAAATTAGAAGTTAAAAATCTTAAAGAAATTCTTAGCGATATCAATAACTCTTATTTCCCTTCAGCAAACATCGAGATCGATTCATTAGTCTACAATAATCTTGCAGTGTCTGGATTTACCTCAAACATCGATTTTGACCAGGAAGGGACTATCAGGGTTTCAAACACTCAACTTCAATATTTTGGAGGTTCTATAAACCTGATGCTTGAAGCAGGTGTGAGCAGCCAGGACCTTCTGCCAGCAAAATTGAAGTTGAATGTTGAGAATATGGATCTTGAAAAATTAGTAAGAGATTTTGACTATTTTAATAATGAAGACTTGCGTAATGCCGAAAAAATTAGTGGAAATCTTGAGTTTAATTTAGATGCCGATGCATTTTTTGATGATGAAGGTAAATTAAAAATGAATTCTGTTAATGGAAGTTTTCAGGTAGCAATAGAAGATCTCGCCATCTTTAACTTTAAACCAGTCATGGAAAGCGTTGTTCTTTTAAAGAAAGAGCGTTTTAAAAAATTACAGTTCAGACCTATCAAACAAACTTTCCAAGTGGTAAATGGTGAAATCATCATTCCACAAACGCAGATACAATCTTCTGCCATACAGATTTTCGCCGAAGGTAAATTAAAACTTGGTGAATATGTAAACATCTGGCTATCCATCCCATGGAACAATATTTTAAAAAAACGTGATGGGCTTATATTACCCGAAAAAGTATCTTTTGAAGACTCTGGATTAAAATTCTATCTACAATTAGTTCAGGATAAAAACGGAGAAAAAGACAAAAAATCTAAGCTAAAAACTAAATTCAGGCTTGGAAAACGGAAACTGGAAAAAGAAAATTAA